In one Corallococcus silvisoli genomic region, the following are encoded:
- a CDS encoding AAA family ATPase encodes MKILAIRGSNLTSFAGDFALELDRAPLDRLGLFAISGATGAGKSTLLDALCLALFDRTPRLGGPSKVLVGRADEDEEARLSAYDVRGMLRRGAGKGHAEVDFLGKDGRRYRARWNVWRARERAEGRFRPQELSLTDVASGQLFGRTKGEVLQAIQERLGLSFDQFRRSALLAQGEFAAFLRADANERAELLERMTGTEVYSRVSVAAHEKNAQEQEELKRLSQGLAAIALMSDADREGARGRLGEEEAARAREEARLREAEGARSWYAQRAEFMGQEQQAASALTRAEAEREAAAPREALLESVRAAEGFRAVVSAVETAEQRCARAEADQLERASQAEVALAAAGAQRQARMQAEAVRAAALEAEAAVRPALEEAATLDTRRAEAEREAREASELAKQAVRGEESARDALAVVQAAEAKAQALVEGAEAWRASHASWETLAAEWPRWQRELERYAGALKEEQAAGSDVERLGKDADRLDGEARARREEHQGAADSEAQAQALATHAEGALREDGGAARRALREALLARQEALGALSLADEGARGEGAAEGEAAAEVTAHREASARAAQEARDAGARRALHEAMLQEARRAQSRAEATQGLASHRAALHDGEACPLCGALEHPYAREGSALEGLVAEAAARVVELESARDAAAKQEGAASVRQATADTAATQAEGRRDTAARRRKGHHESWRAARERWTRAVLPGEGPADARALSRGRDAARSPADAPPPDDAEGPMARAWIRAAQEGQGPTDARALSLGGDAERSPADAPPPDDAEGPMARAWIRAAQEDVRVRLATVREEEASAELRASAAREARALLETRRTRREAAAEALRKAEDAQARATQSHRDALLRRDIASDARRRALLEVSPPFASEVSWEEKLAADPVRFQGRCLERVTKWRDKLAELESARKRLDEEQGRRAREEVRLQARHEEAQTAADRARLKDAAFLDASKLRARLLQGRPTQEVRAELQARIDAAQDTYERAREDSEALQQAEKVATARAEDAVRLRTEALRALDSARSVLMERLSGRGTTLEELKALLARDATWCDAEGRALTALREAVAQARAVLVERRERRARHEASGLPSLVEADVAALCDTLRTDVEVRRRAEALLRARLDSDDAARARHGAEARALEVRRGEAEVWKTLGDLIGSHDGKKFKVFAQSLTLDALLLHANAHLRELARRYRLERVPGHDLDLQVVDRDMGDEVRSVASLSGGESFLVSLALALGLASLSSETTQVETLFIDEGFGTLDPETLEVALATLDALQATGRQVGIISHVSGLAERIGVQVRVVKQGGGRSRLVVEGEAGLVAPAEHQVA; translated from the coding sequence GTGAAGATCCTCGCGATTCGCGGCAGCAACCTCACGAGCTTCGCGGGGGACTTCGCGCTGGAGCTGGACCGGGCGCCGTTGGACCGGCTGGGGCTGTTCGCCATCTCCGGCGCGACGGGCGCGGGGAAGAGCACGCTGTTGGATGCGCTGTGCCTGGCGCTGTTCGACCGCACGCCCCGGCTGGGCGGACCCAGCAAGGTGCTGGTGGGCCGCGCGGACGAGGACGAGGAGGCGCGGCTGTCGGCCTACGACGTGCGCGGCATGCTGCGGCGCGGGGCGGGCAAGGGCCACGCGGAGGTGGACTTCCTGGGCAAGGACGGACGGCGCTACCGGGCGCGCTGGAACGTGTGGCGGGCGCGCGAGCGCGCGGAGGGCCGCTTCCGGCCGCAGGAGCTGAGCCTGACGGACGTGGCCTCGGGGCAGCTGTTCGGCCGCACCAAGGGCGAGGTGCTCCAGGCCATCCAGGAGCGGCTGGGGTTGTCGTTCGACCAGTTCCGCCGCTCGGCGCTGCTGGCGCAGGGGGAGTTCGCGGCGTTCCTGCGCGCGGACGCGAACGAGCGCGCGGAGCTGCTGGAGCGGATGACGGGCACGGAGGTGTACAGCCGGGTGTCCGTCGCGGCGCACGAGAAGAACGCGCAGGAGCAGGAGGAGCTGAAGCGGCTGTCGCAGGGGCTCGCGGCCATCGCGCTGATGTCGGACGCGGACCGCGAGGGCGCACGCGGGCGGCTGGGCGAGGAGGAGGCGGCGCGGGCGCGGGAGGAGGCGCGGCTGCGCGAGGCGGAAGGGGCCCGGTCCTGGTACGCGCAGCGCGCGGAGTTCATGGGGCAGGAGCAGCAGGCCGCGAGCGCGCTGACCCGGGCGGAGGCGGAGCGGGAGGCGGCGGCGCCGAGGGAGGCGCTGCTGGAGTCGGTGCGCGCGGCGGAGGGCTTCCGCGCGGTGGTGTCCGCGGTGGAGACCGCGGAGCAGCGCTGCGCGCGGGCGGAGGCCGACCAACTCGAACGGGCCTCCCAGGCGGAAGTGGCGCTCGCGGCGGCCGGGGCGCAGCGCCAGGCGCGGATGCAGGCGGAGGCCGTGCGGGCGGCGGCGCTGGAGGCGGAGGCCGCGGTGCGCCCGGCGCTGGAGGAGGCCGCGACGCTGGACACGCGCCGCGCGGAGGCCGAGCGCGAGGCCCGCGAGGCCTCGGAGCTGGCGAAGCAGGCGGTGCGGGGGGAGGAGTCCGCGCGCGACGCGCTGGCGGTGGTGCAGGCGGCGGAAGCGAAGGCCCAGGCGCTGGTGGAGGGGGCGGAGGCCTGGCGCGCGTCGCATGCGAGCTGGGAGACCCTGGCGGCCGAATGGCCTCGCTGGCAGCGCGAGCTGGAGCGCTACGCGGGGGCGCTGAAGGAGGAGCAGGCCGCGGGCTCGGACGTGGAGCGGCTGGGGAAGGACGCGGACCGGCTGGACGGTGAGGCCCGGGCTCGGCGCGAGGAGCATCAGGGCGCGGCCGACTCGGAAGCGCAGGCGCAGGCCCTGGCCACGCACGCGGAAGGTGCGCTGAGGGAGGACGGCGGCGCGGCGCGGCGGGCGCTTCGTGAAGCGCTGCTCGCGCGTCAGGAGGCGCTGGGCGCGCTGTCGCTCGCGGACGAAGGCGCGCGGGGAGAGGGGGCGGCGGAAGGGGAGGCGGCGGCGGAGGTGACGGCGCACCGCGAAGCGTCCGCGCGCGCGGCGCAAGAGGCGAGGGACGCGGGGGCACGGCGCGCGCTGCACGAGGCGATGCTCCAGGAGGCGCGGCGTGCGCAGTCGCGCGCGGAGGCGACCCAGGGGCTGGCCTCGCACCGGGCCGCGCTGCATGACGGGGAGGCGTGTCCGCTGTGCGGTGCGCTCGAACATCCGTATGCCCGCGAGGGTTCGGCGCTGGAGGGGCTGGTCGCGGAGGCGGCGGCCCGGGTGGTGGAGCTGGAGTCGGCGCGTGACGCCGCGGCGAAGCAAGAGGGCGCCGCGAGCGTGCGGCAGGCGACGGCGGACACGGCCGCGACCCAGGCCGAAGGCAGGCGTGACACGGCCGCACGCAGGCGCAAGGGCCACCACGAGTCCTGGCGCGCGGCCCGCGAGCGGTGGACCCGCGCGGTGCTTCCAGGAGAAGGCCCAGCCGACGCGAGAGCGCTGTCGCGCGGGCGGGATGCTGCCCGGAGCCCAGCCGACGCACCGCCTCCCGACGACGCGGAAGGTCCCATGGCGCGGGCGTGGATCCGCGCCGCCCAGGAAGGACAGGGCCCGACCGACGCGAGAGCGCTGTCGCTCGGGGGGGACGCCGAGCGGAGCCCCGCCGACGCACCGCCTCCCGATGACGCGGAAGGTCCCATGGCGCGGGCGTGGATCCGCGCCGCCCAGGAGGACGTGCGCGTCCGGCTCGCGACGGTGCGCGAGGAAGAGGCCTCCGCTGAGCTGCGGGCCAGCGCGGCGCGCGAGGCTCGGGCCCTGTTGGAGACCCGGCGGACCCGGCGCGAGGCCGCGGCCGAGGCGCTGCGCAAGGCCGAGGACGCCCAGGCCCGCGCGACGCAGTCCCACCGGGACGCGCTCCTGCGCCGCGACATCGCAAGCGACGCCCGGCGGCGCGCGCTCCTCGAGGTGTCCCCGCCCTTCGCCAGCGAGGTCTCCTGGGAGGAGAAGCTCGCGGCGGACCCCGTGCGCTTCCAGGGGCGCTGCCTGGAGCGCGTGACGAAGTGGCGCGACAAGCTCGCGGAGCTGGAGTCCGCGCGCAAGCGCCTGGACGAGGAACAGGGCCGCCGCGCCCGCGAGGAGGTCCGCCTCCAGGCCCGGCACGAGGAAGCCCAGACGGCCGCCGACCGCGCGCGCCTCAAGGACGCCGCCTTCCTGGACGCTTCGAAGCTCCGCGCCCGGCTCCTCCAGGGCCGCCCCACGCAGGAGGTGCGCGCGGAGCTCCAGGCCCGCATCGACGCGGCCCAGGACACCTACGAGCGCGCCCGCGAGGACTCCGAAGCCCTCCAGCAGGCGGAGAAGGTGGCCACCGCGCGCGCCGAGGACGCCGTGCGGTTGCGCACCGAAGCCCTCCGCGCGCTCGACAGCGCCCGGTCCGTCCTCATGGAACGCCTCTCCGGACGCGGCACCACGCTGGAGGAGCTCAAGGCCCTGCTGGCGCGCGACGCCACCTGGTGCGACGCGGAAGGCCGCGCGCTCACCGCCCTGCGTGAAGCCGTGGCCCAGGCTCGCGCCGTGCTCGTGGAGCGCCGCGAGCGCCGCGCTCGCCACGAGGCCTCCGGACTTCCCTCCCTGGTGGAGGCGGACGTCGCGGCCCTCTGCGACACGCTGCGCACCGACGTGGAGGTGCGCCGCCGCGCGGAGGCCCTGCTGCGCGCCCGGCTGGACTCCGACGACGCCGCCCGCGCGCGCCATGGCGCGGAGGCCCGGGCCCTGGAGGTCCGCCGGGGCGAGGCGGAGGTGTGGAAGACCCTGGGCGACCTCATCGGTTCGCACGACGGGAAGAAGTTCAAGGTCTTCGCCCAGAGCCTCACGCTGGACGCGCTGCTGCTGCACGCCAACGCGCACCTGCGCGAGCTGGCCCGCCGCTACCGCCTGGAGCGCGTGCCCGGCCACGACCTGGACCTCCAGGTCGTGGACCGCGACATGGGCGACGAGGTGCGAAGCGTGGCCAGCCTCTCCGGCGGCGAGAGCTTCCTCGTGTCCCTGGCGCTCGCGCTGGGCCTGGCCTCCCTGTCATCGGAGACGACGCAGGTGGAGACCCTCTTCATCGACGAAGGCTTCGGCACGTTGGACCCGGAGACGCTGGAGGTGGCGCTGGCCACGCTCGACGCGCTCCAGGCCACCGGCCGCCAGGTGGGCATCATCTCCCACGTCAGCGGGCTGGCGGAGCGCATCGGCGTGCAGGTGCGCGTGGTCAAGCAGGGCGGCGGGCGCAGCCGGCTCGTGGTGGAGGGCGAAGCGGGCCTCGTCGCGCCAGCGGAACATCAGGTGGCGTGA
- a CDS encoding serine/threonine-protein kinase, whose amino-acid sequence MTLEEGQTPEWPRDLGRFQLLSRLGRGGNAEVFRARMRQGPMAGEDVALKRVRPERARDPEAREQLLHEAELARCLEHPHIVGFREYGELEDGPYLALELVDGTDLGRVLAQCRRRRIELPIDLSVMMVRHVLEALAYAHAATNSKGRPLAVVHCDVSPSNVLLSRGGEVKLADFGAARSRAGMAVDPRRVGKQHYRSPELLAGEVSVAVDLWAAAVLLYELLSLASPFPEGTAEEVEASIRGLRVTPVRMLAPEVSDALALVLDRALAPHPSQRFSSAEQFARALAALSDDRVATPLAVAAVVRGLMSAEPVTG is encoded by the coding sequence GTGACGCTGGAGGAAGGCCAGACACCGGAGTGGCCGCGCGACCTGGGGCGCTTCCAATTGCTGTCGCGGCTGGGGCGCGGCGGCAACGCGGAGGTGTTCCGCGCGCGGATGCGCCAGGGGCCGATGGCGGGCGAGGACGTGGCGCTCAAGCGCGTGCGGCCGGAGCGCGCGCGGGACCCGGAGGCGCGCGAGCAGCTGCTGCACGAGGCGGAGCTGGCGCGGTGCCTGGAGCACCCGCACATCGTGGGCTTCCGGGAGTACGGCGAGCTGGAGGATGGGCCCTACCTGGCGCTGGAGCTGGTGGACGGCACGGACCTGGGGCGGGTGCTGGCGCAGTGCCGCCGCCGGCGCATCGAATTGCCCATCGACCTGTCGGTGATGATGGTGCGCCACGTGCTGGAGGCGCTGGCGTACGCGCACGCGGCCACCAACTCCAAGGGCCGGCCGCTGGCGGTGGTGCACTGCGATGTGTCCCCGAGCAACGTGCTGCTGTCCCGCGGCGGCGAGGTGAAGCTGGCGGACTTCGGCGCGGCCCGCTCGCGCGCGGGCATGGCGGTGGATCCACGGCGCGTGGGCAAGCAGCACTACCGCTCCCCGGAGCTGCTGGCGGGCGAGGTGTCCGTGGCGGTGGACCTGTGGGCGGCGGCGGTGCTGCTGTACGAGCTGTTGTCGCTGGCGTCGCCCTTCCCGGAGGGCACGGCCGAGGAGGTGGAGGCCTCCATCCGGGGCCTCCGGGTGACGCCCGTGCGCATGCTGGCCCCCGAGGTGTCCGACGCCCTGGCGCTGGTGTTGGACCGGGCGCTCGCGCCGCATCCGTCGCAGCGCTTCTCGTCGGCGGAGCAGTTCGCCCGGGCGCTGGCGGCGCTGAGCGACGACCGCGTGGCGACCCCGCTGGCCGTGGCCGCCGTCGTGCGCGGGCTGATGAGCGCGGAGCCGGTGACGGGCTGA
- a CDS encoding TIGR02266 family protein, whose amino-acid sequence MQGLGALLPSAQSMQLLVAFRDEAGALEVKVEVPGYPRAAVERLGEEVRKSGGTFVELWRLPKAERDALRSRTLAGGTPFTGEERAQAAQELQQHLEALAARGPLPQAPAPGAPPATVAPPARPEGESFRRPEGEGSAEEPQRRGRRFAVKLELEFRTELDFVREHALNISNGGLFVRTAHRPPQDSVVTVDVKLPNGQRLQGEALVVHVVDAPYTGGVGLAFLSDDATFSATLDEYLASLVGDKA is encoded by the coding sequence GTGCAGGGGTTGGGCGCGCTGTTGCCCTCCGCGCAATCCATGCAGTTGCTGGTGGCGTTCCGCGACGAGGCCGGCGCGTTGGAGGTGAAGGTCGAAGTGCCCGGCTATCCGCGCGCGGCGGTGGAGCGGCTGGGTGAGGAGGTGCGCAAGAGCGGCGGCACCTTCGTGGAGCTGTGGCGCCTGCCCAAGGCGGAGCGGGACGCACTGCGCTCGCGGACGCTGGCGGGCGGCACGCCCTTCACCGGCGAGGAGCGCGCGCAGGCCGCGCAGGAGCTTCAACAGCACCTGGAGGCGCTGGCCGCGCGAGGCCCCCTGCCCCAAGCGCCCGCGCCTGGAGCGCCGCCCGCGACAGTGGCCCCTCCCGCCCGGCCGGAAGGCGAGTCGTTCCGGAGGCCGGAGGGCGAAGGCTCCGCGGAGGAGCCCCAGCGGCGGGGCCGCAGGTTCGCGGTGAAGCTGGAGCTGGAGTTCCGCACGGAGCTGGACTTCGTGCGCGAGCACGCGCTGAACATCTCCAACGGCGGCCTCTTCGTGCGCACGGCCCACCGTCCGCCGCAGGACAGCGTCGTCACGGTGGACGTGAAGCTGCCCAACGGCCAGCGCCTGCAGGGCGAGGCGCTGGTGGTCCACGTGGTGGACGCGCCCTATACCGGAGGCGTGGGGCTGGCCTTCCTGAGCGACGACGCCACCTTCTCGGCGACGCTCGACGAATACCTGGCGAGCCTGGTGGGGGACAAGGCGTGA
- the cglD gene encoding adventurous gliding motility lipoprotein CglD, translated as MRNWIRLCSGTLLAATLLTGCGGTDPDPDPGPGPETITDGGTDAGSDAGFDAGFDAGYVEDAGVIVDPDPDPGKVPTDPYDPNNSKKDSDCDGLTDEEEYSTVYAGGLKTDPGLRDTDGDGIRDGVEVGRTSSVDPNCSFYPDQDPSTRTSPVKADTDEDGLPDGLEDANRNGKRDATETDPNTADTDGDGIPDGVEDANKNGSVSPGETDPRLRDTDGDGLPDGLEKQTGTDPLNPDTDGDTCSDGAEDVNKNGKVDPGETDPRKADCAASVLDSDFDGIPDAVEDATGTDKYKADTDGDGVADGVEDKNKNGRVDSGETDPRLTDSDCDGLQDGPGRDGFLGEDFNSNGKVDPGETDPTNPDTDGDGLLDGLERGVTTAAAPRTNCGYSGDMDPTTKTDPTKADTDGDGISDGAEDSNQNGRVDPGELNPLDPTDGAASTPAGKACSEQNLRTVTFKEDSGADIRLALPNTFKNANLVNLTVNNQTVGVMGWDDTKQVTFIAYKRGQVTGSTTPSGDEVGIRSGTALLSPADVEFTQTFSTWDGFPAVVARYGLAGTTDLKAFTNSLARQLVPSSQGTLANNAGITGPFKVQAQYVHRSNQSVVAIIALTPAARYNEANSLFTMSDTAGGSALAQFGDADAVQCEVFTGNTAVVDFLFVVDDSGSMATSQTFLAGAASAVANKLANATLDWRLGMVTTAYTGTGPNKGVLRAFTQNVDQFKSWLTENAVCRSSVCAVTDSSSSTPLPNTTCGSDKECWVGITGDGTERPLEAARKAINDLTATGGTTATRIRPGAKVVVVVLTDTRDQSSSSLEEYTAYFLNTGTTAGTTKNPLNTVIQMHGIICPPEKATADKSTWCRTDEDPRIPRHLDVIQASGGVAGSIRDSTSITNTINAIVDSVIASVGYKTLKPPIGASLKVAVAEVANATLCPSIGDLPRSRTNGFDVDGINRTVSFYGACRPKESGKTQAAVSYRYWIDRTSKPNGNPPPCSSDTQYYDPSDPDFCAGKLVCNRTTDKCECPSDCGGTAPPGQVCNTDRAVCNFTCAPDCGGACGTFETCNTATCSCSCVQSASCAAGYKFDSASCGCVCDTAALNCGPGFGSNPSLCACVCKPDCGGCAPGYTCNVSACACEKPIG; from the coding sequence ATGCGCAATTGGATCCGACTCTGCTCTGGCACGCTGCTCGCCGCCACGCTCCTCACAGGCTGTGGTGGCACCGACCCTGACCCCGACCCGGGACCCGGTCCTGAAACCATCACCGACGGAGGCACTGACGCGGGCTCCGACGCGGGCTTCGACGCGGGCTTCGACGCGGGCTATGTCGAGGACGCTGGCGTCATCGTCGACCCCGACCCCGACCCCGGCAAAGTCCCCACCGACCCATATGATCCGAACAACTCGAAGAAGGACTCGGACTGCGACGGCCTGACGGACGAGGAGGAGTACTCCACGGTCTACGCCGGAGGCCTGAAGACGGACCCCGGCCTGCGCGACACGGACGGCGACGGCATCCGCGACGGCGTGGAGGTGGGCCGCACGTCCAGCGTGGATCCCAACTGCTCGTTCTACCCGGACCAGGATCCGTCCACGCGCACCTCGCCGGTGAAGGCGGACACGGACGAGGACGGCCTGCCGGACGGCCTGGAGGACGCCAACCGCAACGGCAAGCGCGACGCCACGGAGACGGACCCCAACACCGCGGACACGGACGGCGACGGCATCCCGGATGGCGTGGAGGACGCGAACAAGAACGGCTCGGTGAGCCCCGGTGAGACGGACCCGCGCCTGCGCGACACCGACGGCGACGGGCTGCCGGACGGCCTGGAGAAGCAGACCGGCACGGATCCGCTCAACCCCGACACCGACGGAGACACCTGCTCCGACGGCGCCGAGGACGTGAACAAGAACGGCAAGGTGGACCCCGGCGAGACGGATCCGCGCAAGGCGGACTGCGCCGCGTCCGTCCTGGACTCGGACTTCGACGGCATCCCCGACGCGGTGGAGGACGCCACCGGCACCGACAAGTACAAGGCCGACACCGACGGCGACGGCGTGGCGGACGGCGTGGAGGACAAGAACAAGAACGGCCGCGTGGACTCCGGTGAGACGGACCCCCGCCTGACGGACTCCGACTGCGACGGGCTCCAGGACGGCCCCGGCCGCGACGGCTTCCTGGGCGAGGACTTCAACTCCAACGGCAAGGTGGACCCGGGCGAGACGGACCCCACCAACCCGGACACGGACGGCGACGGCCTGCTGGACGGCCTGGAGCGGGGCGTGACGACGGCGGCGGCCCCGCGCACCAACTGCGGCTACTCGGGCGACATGGACCCGACCACGAAGACGGACCCCACCAAGGCGGACACCGACGGTGACGGCATCTCCGACGGCGCGGAGGACTCCAACCAGAACGGCCGTGTCGACCCCGGCGAGCTCAACCCGCTGGACCCCACGGACGGCGCGGCCAGCACGCCCGCGGGCAAGGCGTGCAGCGAGCAGAACCTGCGCACGGTGACGTTCAAGGAGGACAGCGGCGCGGACATCCGGCTGGCGCTGCCCAACACCTTCAAGAACGCCAACCTGGTCAACCTCACCGTCAACAACCAGACCGTGGGCGTGATGGGGTGGGATGACACGAAGCAGGTGACGTTCATCGCGTACAAGCGCGGCCAGGTGACGGGCTCCACCACGCCCTCCGGGGACGAGGTGGGCATCCGCTCCGGCACGGCGCTGCTGTCGCCCGCGGACGTGGAGTTCACCCAGACCTTCAGCACCTGGGACGGCTTCCCCGCGGTGGTGGCGCGGTACGGGCTCGCCGGCACCACGGACCTGAAGGCGTTCACCAACTCGCTGGCGCGGCAGCTGGTGCCCTCCAGCCAGGGCACGCTGGCCAACAACGCGGGCATCACCGGGCCGTTCAAGGTCCAGGCGCAGTACGTGCACCGCTCCAACCAGAGCGTCGTGGCGATCATCGCCCTCACGCCCGCGGCCCGCTACAACGAGGCGAACAGCCTCTTCACGATGTCGGACACGGCGGGCGGCTCCGCGCTGGCGCAGTTCGGCGACGCGGACGCGGTGCAGTGCGAGGTCTTCACCGGCAACACGGCGGTGGTGGACTTCCTCTTCGTCGTGGACGACAGCGGCTCCATGGCCACGTCGCAGACCTTCCTCGCCGGCGCGGCGAGCGCGGTGGCCAACAAGCTGGCCAACGCCACGCTGGACTGGCGCCTGGGCATGGTCACCACCGCGTACACCGGCACCGGTCCGAACAAGGGCGTGCTCCGGGCCTTCACGCAGAACGTCGACCAGTTCAAGTCGTGGCTGACCGAGAACGCGGTGTGCAGGAGTTCCGTGTGCGCGGTGACGGACAGCTCGAGCTCCACGCCGTTGCCCAACACCACCTGCGGCAGCGACAAGGAGTGCTGGGTGGGCATCACCGGTGACGGCACCGAGCGTCCGCTGGAGGCGGCGCGCAAGGCCATCAACGACCTGACCGCGACGGGCGGCACCACGGCGACGCGGATCCGGCCGGGCGCGAAGGTGGTGGTCGTCGTGCTGACCGACACCCGCGACCAGTCCAGCAGCTCCCTGGAGGAATACACGGCGTACTTCCTCAACACCGGCACGACGGCGGGGACGACGAAGAACCCGCTCAACACGGTCATCCAGATGCACGGCATCATCTGCCCGCCGGAGAAGGCCACCGCGGACAAGAGCACGTGGTGCCGCACGGATGAGGATCCGCGCATCCCGCGCCACCTGGACGTCATCCAGGCCTCGGGCGGCGTCGCGGGCAGCATCCGGGACAGCACCTCCATCACCAACACCATCAACGCCATCGTGGACAGCGTCATCGCGTCCGTGGGCTACAAGACGCTCAAGCCGCCCATTGGCGCGTCGTTGAAGGTGGCGGTGGCGGAGGTGGCGAACGCCACCCTGTGCCCCAGCATCGGAGACCTGCCGCGCAGCCGCACCAACGGCTTCGACGTGGACGGCATCAACCGCACCGTGTCCTTCTACGGCGCGTGCCGTCCGAAGGAGTCCGGCAAGACGCAGGCGGCGGTGTCGTACCGCTACTGGATCGACCGCACGAGCAAGCCCAACGGCAACCCGCCCCCGTGCTCGTCCGACACCCAGTACTACGACCCCAGCGACCCGGACTTCTGCGCGGGCAAGCTCGTCTGCAATCGCACCACGGACAAGTGCGAGTGCCCGTCGGACTGCGGCGGCACGGCGCCTCCGGGACAGGTGTGCAACACCGACCGCGCGGTGTGTAACTTCACCTGCGCGCCGGACTGCGGCGGCGCGTGCGGCACGTTCGAGACGTGCAACACGGCCACCTGCTCGTGCAGCTGCGTGCAGTCCGCGTCCTGCGCGGCGGGCTACAAGTTCGACAGCGCGTCCTGCGGCTGCGTCTGCGACACGGCCGCGCTCAACTGCGGCCCTGGCTTCGGCTCCAACCCGAGCCTGTGCGCCTGCGTCTGCAAGCCGGACTGCGGCGGCTGCGCGCCGGGCTACACGTGCAACGTCAGCGCGTGCGCCTGCGAGAAGCCCATCGGCTAG